A region of Arabidopsis thaliana chromosome 5, partial sequence DNA encodes the following proteins:
- the UPM1 gene encoding urophorphyrin methylase 1 (urophorphyrin methylase 1 (UPM1); CONTAINS InterPro DOMAIN/s: Tetrapyrrole methylase (InterPro:IPR000878), Tetrapyrrole methylase, subdomain 1 (InterPro:IPR014777), Uroporphyrin-III C-methyltransferase, plant (InterPro:IPR012383), Uroporphyrin-III C-methyltransferase, C-terminal (InterPro:IPR006366), Tetrapyrrole methylase, subdomain 2 (InterPro:IPR014776), Uroporphiryn-III C-methyltransferase, conserved site (InterPro:IPR003043); Has 1807 Blast hits to 1807 proteins in 277 species: Archae - 0; Bacteria - 0; Metazoa - 736; Fungi - 347; Plants - 385; Viruses - 0; Other Eukaryotes - 339 (source: NCBI BLink).): protein MALVQRIPISSSSIRNWQQARTNLTPICCLHYNTASSSSSPFTEKHSVERYQRDQWLYKAVEPTPPSTPSPSPFEDEVFVRENDIASQLPELKKLLAVLKEKRVKGCKGGDCGPGDVYLVGTGPGDPELLTLKAVRVIQSADLLLYDRLVSNDVLELVAPDARLLYVGKTAGYHSRTQEEIHELLLNFAEAGATVVRLKGGDPLVFGRGGEEMDFLQQQGIRVQVIPGITAASGIAAELGIPLTHRGVATSVRFLTGHSRKGGTDPLFVAENAADPDTTLVVYMGLGTLPSLAQKLMDHGLPSDTPAVAVERGTTPLQRTVFAELKDFATEIQSAGLVSPTLIIIGKVVELSPLWPHCTKESSCLVETR from the exons ATGGCTCTTGTTCAGCGGATTCCAATTTCCTCCTCCAGTATTCGGAATTGGCAACAAGCGAGGACCAATTTGACTCCTATTTGTTGTTTACATTACAATactgcatcttcttcttcttcaccctTTACAGAGAAGCACTCTGTGGAGAGATACCAAAGGGATCAATGGCTGTACAAAGCGGTTGAACCAACGCCACCATCGACTCCATCTCCATCGCCATTTGAAGATGAAGTCTTTGTTAGGGAAAACGACATTGCATCGCAGCTGCCTGAGCTGAAGAAGCTTTTGGCAGTgctgaaagagaagagagttaaAGGATGCAAAGGTGGTGATTGTGGACCAGGAGATGTGTATCTTGTTGGGACAGGGCCAGGAGATCCTGAGCTTTTGACTCTTAAAGCTGTCAGAGTTATTCAAAGTGCCGATCTTTTGCTTTACGACAGGCTTGTCTCCAATGATGTCTTGGAGTTGGTTGCTCCTGATGCTAGACTTCTTTATGTCGGCAAAACTGCTGGTTATCATAGCAGAACTCAG GAAGAGATTCATGAACTACTCCTAAATTTTGCTGAAGCTGGTGCCACTGTTGTCAGGCTTAAAGGTGGAGATCCTCTG GTCTTTGGACGGGGCGGCGAAGAAATGGACTTTCTGCAACAGCAAGGGATTCGAGTTCAAGTTATACCAG GGATAACTGCGGCGTCGGGGATAGCAGCAGAGTTGGGGATTCCACTAACACATCGAGGTGTTGCAACTAGTGTAAGGTTTCTCACTGGTCATTCAAGGAAAGGAGGGACAGACCCTCTGTTTGTTGCAGAGAATGCAGCTGACCCGGATACAACACTTGTCGTTTATATGGGTTTGGGAACTTTACCTTCTCTTGCACAAAAACTAATGGACCATGGTCTCCCTTCTGATACACCAGCTGTTGCGGTTGAACGTGGAACCACTCCTCTACAGCGTACA GTTTTTGCTGAGCTTAAAGATTTTGCAACTGAGATTCAGTCAGCTGGATTGGTGTCACCAACACTCATCATCATAGGGAAAGTCGTTGAGCTCTCACCTTTATGGCCACATTGCACGAAAGAATCCTCCTGCCTTGTAGAGACCCGGTAG
- the UPM1 gene encoding urophorphyrin methylase 1 (urophorphyrin methylase 1 (UPM1); CONTAINS InterPro DOMAIN/s: Tetrapyrrole methylase (InterPro:IPR000878), Tetrapyrrole methylase, subdomain 1 (InterPro:IPR014777), Uroporphyrin-III C-methyltransferase, C-terminal (InterPro:IPR006366), Tetrapyrrole methylase, subdomain 2 (InterPro:IPR014776), Uroporphiryn-III C-methyltransferase, conserved site (InterPro:IPR003043).) has product MALVQRIPISSSSIRNWQQARTNLTPICCLHYNTASSSSSPFTEKHSVERYQRDQWLYKAVEPTPPSTPSPSPFEDEVFVRENDIASQLPELKKLLAVLKEKRVKGCKGGDCGPGDVYLVGTGPGDPELLTLKAVRVIQSADLLLYDRLVSNDVLELVAPDARLLYVGKTAGYHSRTQEEIHELLLNFAEAGATVVRLKGGDPLVFGRGGEEMDFLQQQGIRVQVIPGITAASGIAAELGIPLTHRGVATSVRFLTGHSRKGGTDPLFVAENAADPDTTLVVYMGLGTLPSLAQKLMDHGLPSDTPAVAVERGTTPLQRTAFGILCRFLLSLKILQLRFSQLDWCHQHSSS; this is encoded by the exons ATGGCTCTTGTTCAGCGGATTCCAATTTCCTCCTCCAGTATTCGGAATTGGCAACAAGCGAGGACCAATTTGACTCCTATTTGTTGTTTACATTACAATactgcatcttcttcttcttcaccctTTACAGAGAAGCACTCTGTGGAGAGATACCAAAGGGATCAATGGCTGTACAAAGCGGTTGAACCAACGCCACCATCGACTCCATCTCCATCGCCATTTGAAGATGAAGTCTTTGTTAGGGAAAACGACATTGCATCGCAGCTGCCTGAGCTGAAGAAGCTTTTGGCAGTgctgaaagagaagagagttaaAGGATGCAAAGGTGGTGATTGTGGACCAGGAGATGTGTATCTTGTTGGGACAGGGCCAGGAGATCCTGAGCTTTTGACTCTTAAAGCTGTCAGAGTTATTCAAAGTGCCGATCTTTTGCTTTACGACAGGCTTGTCTCCAATGATGTCTTGGAGTTGGTTGCTCCTGATGCTAGACTTCTTTATGTCGGCAAAACTGCTGGTTATCATAGCAGAACTCAG GAAGAGATTCATGAACTACTCCTAAATTTTGCTGAAGCTGGTGCCACTGTTGTCAGGCTTAAAGGTGGAGATCCTCTG GTCTTTGGACGGGGCGGCGAAGAAATGGACTTTCTGCAACAGCAAGGGATTCGAGTTCAAGTTATACCAG GGATAACTGCGGCGTCGGGGATAGCAGCAGAGTTGGGGATTCCACTAACACATCGAGGTGTTGCAACTAGTGTAAGGTTTCTCACTGGTCATTCAAGGAAAGGAGGGACAGACCCTCTGTTTGTTGCAGAGAATGCAGCTGACCCGGATACAACACTTGTCGTTTATATGGGTTTGGGAACTTTACCTTCTCTTGCACAAAAACTAATGGACCATGGTCTCCCTTCTGATACACCAGCTGTTGCGGTTGAACGTGGAACCACTCCTCTACAGCGTACA GCTTTTGGGATATTGTGCAGGTTTTTGCTGAGCTTAAAGATTTTGCAACTGAGATTCAGTCAGCTGGATTGGTGTCACCAACACTCATCATCATAG
- the UPM1 gene encoding urophorphyrin methylase 1, giving the protein MALVQRIPISSSSIRNWQQARTNLTPICCLHYNTASSSSSPFTEKHSVERYQRDQWLYKAVEPTPPSTPSPSPFEDEVFVRENDIASQLPELKKLLAVLKEKRVKGCKGGDCGPGDVYLVGTGPGDPELLTLKAVRVIQSADLLLYDRLVSNDVLELVAPDARLLYVGKTAGYHSRTQEEIHELLLNFAEAGATVVRLKGGDPLVFGRGGEEMDFLQQQGIRVQVIPGNVCLLSCCTFIILLQFTHMIVASCDLVLLKLYFIEVCDYDCRDNCGVGDSSRVGDSTNTSRCCN; this is encoded by the exons ATGGCTCTTGTTCAGCGGATTCCAATTTCCTCCTCCAGTATTCGGAATTGGCAACAAGCGAGGACCAATTTGACTCCTATTTGTTGTTTACATTACAATactgcatcttcttcttcttcaccctTTACAGAGAAGCACTCTGTGGAGAGATACCAAAGGGATCAATGGCTGTACAAAGCGGTTGAACCAACGCCACCATCGACTCCATCTCCATCGCCATTTGAAGATGAAGTCTTTGTTAGGGAAAACGACATTGCATCGCAGCTGCCTGAGCTGAAGAAGCTTTTGGCAGTgctgaaagagaagagagttaaAGGATGCAAAGGTGGTGATTGTGGACCAGGAGATGTGTATCTTGTTGGGACAGGGCCAGGAGATCCTGAGCTTTTGACTCTTAAAGCTGTCAGAGTTATTCAAAGTGCCGATCTTTTGCTTTACGACAGGCTTGTCTCCAATGATGTCTTGGAGTTGGTTGCTCCTGATGCTAGACTTCTTTATGTCGGCAAAACTGCTGGTTATCATAGCAGAACTCAG GAAGAGATTCATGAACTACTCCTAAATTTTGCTGAAGCTGGTGCCACTGTTGTCAGGCTTAAAGGTGGAGATCCTCTG GTCTTTGGACGGGGCGGCGAAGAAATGGACTTTCTGCAACAGCAAGGGATTCGAGTTCAAGTTATACCAGgtaatgtttgtttgttatcatGCTGTACATTCATCATTCTACTCCAGTTTACGCATATGATTGTGGCCTCTTGTGATCTCGTGCTGctgaaactttattttatcGAAGTTTGCGATTATGATTGCAGGGATAACTGCGGCGTCGGGGATAGCAGCAGAGTTGGGGATTCCACTAACACATCGAGGTGTTGCAACTAG
- a CDS encoding uncharacterized protein (unknown protein; Has 30201 Blast hits to 17322 proteins in 780 species: Archae - 12; Bacteria - 1396; Metazoa - 17338; Fungi - 3422; Plants - 5037; Viruses - 0; Other Eukaryotes - 2996 (source: NCBI BLink).): MPNAEPFTKPMDLLKPSKPFLLHNHLMQLLHFTILLHLDTCHTFLVPKRYDLVKCKYQLKSSPAKIPCSSKDMEDSCT; this comes from the coding sequence ATGCCAAACGCAGAACCATTTACAAAACCAATGGATCTGCTCAAACCATCAAAACCATTTCTTTTGCACAACCACTTAATGCAACTTCTCCATTTCACAATACTGCTTCACCTGGACACTTGTCACACTTTCCTTGTGCCCAAGAGATATGACCTCGTCAAATGCAAATATCAGCTCAAAAGTAGCCCTGCCAAAATCCCTTGTTCATCTAAAGACATGGAAGACTCATGTACATAG